In Apteryx mantelli isolate bAptMan1 chromosome 26, bAptMan1.hap1, whole genome shotgun sequence, a single window of DNA contains:
- the ANGPTL7 gene encoding angiopoietin-related protein 7: MPARSTTQLVWLCIITVSVAIYPAALLQKPPKRRTVNGNAQSKMTGCCDEIKELKLQLANLSRMLQELSKKQEGDWVNVVMQVMELEGSTKQMESRLIDAESKYSEMNNQIGIMQLQAAQTVTQTSADAVYDCSSLYQRNYRISGVYKLPPDEFLRSPDLEVFCDMETDGGGWTIIQRRKVGLTSFNRDWKQYREGFGNIRGDFWLGNENIYRLSRRPTVLRVELEDWEGNIRYAQYKQFALSNELNSYRLFVGNYTGNTGRDSLRYHNNTAFSTKDKDNDKCVDDCAQFRKGGYWYNCCTDSNLNGVYYRKGEHTKNMDGITWYGWHGSTYSLKRVEMKIRPEDFKP, encoded by the exons ATGCCAGCAAGATCCACTACCCAGCTGGTGTGGCTCTGCATTATCACGGTGTCCGTGGCAATCTAtccagcagcactgctgcagaaGCCTCCTAAAAGGAGAACAGTCAATGGGAACGCGCAGTCCAAGATGACAGGCTGCTGCGATGAGATTAAAGAGCTCAAGCTGCAGCTGGCCAACCTGAGCAGAATGCTGCAGGAGCTGAGCAAGAAGCAGGAGGGCGACTGGGTGAACGTGGTCATGCAGGTGATGGAGCTGGAAGGAAGCACCAAGCAGATGGAGTCCCGCCTCATTGACGCCGAGAGCAAATACTCCGAAATGAACAACCAGATAGGCATTATGCAACTCCAAGCAGCTCAGACGGTCACACAAACTTCAGCTG ATGCTGTCTATGACTGCTCATCACTTTATCAGAGGAACTACCGAATCTCTGGTGTTTATAAGCTACCCCCTGATGAATTTCTTAGGAGTCCAGATCTGGAG GTGTTCTGCGACATGGAGACAGATGGAGGTGGCTGGACTATCATCCAAAGACGCAAAGTTGGTTTGACATCTTTCAATAGGGACTGGAAGCAATACAGGGAAGGATTTGGCAATATTCGGGGAGATTTTTGGCTGGGAAACGAAAATATCTACCGGCTTTCAAGACGTCCCACTGTTCTGCGAGTGGAGTTGGAG GACTGGGAAGGCAACATACGCTACGCACAATACAAACAATTCGCTCTGAGCAACGAATTAAACAGCTACCGTCTTTTCGTGGGGAACTACACCGGCAACACAGGGCGCGACTCCCTAAGGTACCACAATAACACGGCCTTCAGCACAAAGGACAAGGACAACGACAAGTGCGTGGACGACTGCGCCCAGTTCCGCAAAG gTGGATATTGGTACAACTGCTGCACAGATTCCAATCTGAATGGGGTTTACTACCGCAAAGGAGAACACACCAAAAACATGGATGGCATCACCTGGTATGGCTGGCATGGATCAACCTACTCCCTGAAAAGAGTGGAGATGAAGATACGGCCAGAGGATTTCAAACCTTAG